In Oncorhynchus kisutch isolate 150728-3 unplaced genomic scaffold, Okis_V2 scaffold3655, whole genome shotgun sequence, the following are encoded in one genomic region:
- the LOC116371796 gene encoding scavenger receptor cysteine-rich type 1 protein M130-like, with the protein MMKEVRFVCRELDCGNPVAESGMPLLEDGKRRVILGGCYGNESSVRQCDIVRGGPGGCNGRTYHHVTCSESVRLVGGAGLCSGRVEVKSNQSWASVCEADFDRQDAEVVCGELGCGAPAALQGGLYGEGEGQTWDKEFQCKGKESLLLDCDRRVEDCGS; encoded by the exons ATGATGAAAGAGGTCAGGTTTGTGTGTAGAGAGCTGGACTGTGGGAATCCTGTAGCTGAATCTGGAATGCCTCTGCTTGAAGATGGAAAACGAAGAGTCATACTAGGTGGTTGCTATGGAAATGAGTCTTCTGTTAGACAGTGTGACATTGTAAGAGGAGGACCTGGTGGCTGTAATGGTAGAACTTATCATCATGTGACCTGTTCAG agtctgtgcggcttgtgggtggagctggtctctgctctgggagagtggaggtgaagtccaatcagtcctgggcctcagtgtgtgaagctgactttgaccggcaggatgcagaggtagtctgtgGGGAGCTTGGCTGTGGAGCTCCTGCGgctctacagggggggctctatggagaaggtgagggtcagacctgggataaagagttccagtgtaaaggcaaagagtcccttctcttggactgtgaca ggagagtggaggactgtgggaGCTGA